A single region of the Verrucomicrobiota bacterium genome encodes:
- a CDS encoding iron-sulfur cluster assembly scaffold protein: MSNDQTQSVEAAAKNPKNLGEMENADAVGTVGRSDCGDMLRMWVKFKEEDGRKVIDRATFQTFGCQTAIAVASVATEMIRGKTAAEALSMSGEELSSPLGPLPPMKIHCAQLVEDALRSALDSATSVTEAPMAPSAQTGPTLSDQITPTSGKVKITLLPKAPTA; this comes from the coding sequence ATGAGCAACGATCAGACTCAATCCGTAGAAGCCGCTGCCAAGAATCCGAAAAACCTTGGTGAGATGGAGAATGCAGATGCCGTCGGCACCGTAGGCCGGAGTGATTGCGGTGACATGCTTCGGATGTGGGTGAAGTTCAAGGAGGAAGACGGCCGCAAGGTGATCGACCGGGCCACCTTCCAGACCTTCGGCTGCCAGACAGCCATCGCCGTGGCGAGTGTCGCTACCGAAATGATCAGGGGTAAGACTGCCGCCGAGGCACTCTCCATGAGTGGAGAGGAACTCTCATCACCTCTCGGCCCCCTCCCCCCGATGAAGATCCACTGCGCCCAACTCGTCGAAGATGCACTCCGTTCAGCCCTCGATTCGGCGACATCCGTGACAGAAGCTCCTATGGCGCCTTCTGCTCAAACTGGTCCCACTCTTTCCGACCAGATCACCCCCACCTCGGGAAAAGTCAAAATCACACTTCTACCAAAAGCTCCGACGGCATAG
- the sufT gene encoding putative Fe-S cluster assembly protein SufT, which yields MNSQQEIVLKRDTDAIQIPSGNPLQLPAGTKVMVTQSLGGTYTVATPGGLARIDEKDADALGLEASAPTELVKTAVEGSLEEAVWNQLKTVFDPEIPVNVVDLGLIYECQLQHPEEGVTKAHVKMTLTAPGCGMGPTIAADARGKILTLEGIDEAEVELVWDPAWNQSMISEAGRMKLGLV from the coding sequence ATGAACTCTCAACAAGAAATCGTCCTCAAGCGCGACACCGACGCGATCCAGATCCCGAGCGGTAATCCGCTCCAGCTTCCCGCAGGCACTAAGGTCATGGTCACCCAGTCCCTGGGTGGCACCTACACCGTGGCAACTCCCGGAGGACTTGCCCGTATCGATGAAAAGGATGCCGACGCCTTGGGCCTCGAAGCTTCCGCCCCCACAGAACTTGTCAAGACAGCCGTCGAGGGATCCCTCGAAGAGGCCGTCTGGAATCAGCTCAAGACCGTCTTTGATCCCGAGATTCCGGTCAATGTGGTCGATCTGGGTCTAATCTACGAGTGCCAGCTCCAGCATCCTGAGGAGGGAGTCACCAAGGCCCATGTGAAGATGACTCTGACCGCCCCGGGTTGCGGCATGGGCCCGACCATCGCCGCCGATGCCCGAGGCAAGATCCTGACCCTGGAGGGAATCGATGAGGCCGAAGTGGAACTCGTTTGGGACCCTGCCTGGAACCAGAGCATGATCAGCGAGGCCGGTCGCATGAAACTGGGCTTGGTGTGA
- a CDS encoding small basic protein, with protein MSQHPSLKGSSTIAAKRSVLKRYERVELLKKRGQFKAGQRVIGLPKTKPEA; from the coding sequence ATGAGCCAACATCCCAGCCTTAAAGGAAGCAGCACAATCGCTGCCAAACGCAGCGTGCTGAAGCGCTATGAGCGCGTTGAACTGCTCAAGAAGCGTGGTCAGTTCAAAGCCGGACAGCGCGTCATCGGCCTGCCCAAAACCAAGCCAGAAGCCTGA
- a CDS encoding pseudouridine synthase → MLNKPAGYTCTRSDKHAERTIFDLLPSDTGHLFHVGRLDKDSEGLLLLTNDGILAQDLMHPSKGVDKEYEVILDKTFTDRDAASLRRGTWIEGSVARIESVRNLAPNKIQIILHQGIKRQIRVMLGQLGFNVKRLTRVRLGPLTLRGIKPGSYRDLRKEDLEILQKALKAPKPKREKPAFLRKPRAKTLSAIKGPLFTAMPSSSKVSKSTRSPNSAKSLTSPRSERSLATRPDSKDRPPARRSRRASPTLRRIKKVNG, encoded by the coding sequence GTGCTCAACAAACCCGCCGGCTACACATGCACCCGCAGCGACAAGCACGCGGAACGCACCATCTTCGACCTGCTTCCCTCAGACACGGGACACCTTTTTCATGTCGGGCGCCTCGACAAGGATAGCGAAGGGCTTCTGCTACTGACCAATGACGGGATTCTGGCTCAGGACCTGATGCACCCCTCCAAAGGGGTCGATAAGGAATACGAGGTAATCCTCGACAAGACCTTCACGGACCGCGATGCAGCCTCACTCCGACGCGGCACCTGGATCGAGGGTTCGGTTGCAAGGATCGAGTCCGTACGCAACCTTGCACCGAATAAAATCCAGATCATCCTGCATCAGGGAATCAAGCGCCAGATCCGCGTCATGCTGGGTCAACTCGGGTTCAATGTGAAACGCCTTACCAGAGTGCGCCTTGGCCCTCTCACACTCCGTGGAATCAAGCCCGGCAGTTACCGTGATCTGCGTAAGGAGGATCTTGAGATTCTCCAAAAGGCACTAAAAGCACCCAAGCCGAAGAGGGAAAAGCCAGCGTTTCTTCGTAAACCGAGGGCCAAAACTCTTAGTGCCATCAAGGGTCCGCTCTTCACGGCAATGCCCTCGTCTTCCAAAGTATCCAAATCAACTCGATCGCCTAATTCAGCCAAGTCGCTTACTTCACCTCGCTCGGAGAGATCACTCGCGACACGCCCCGACTCAAAGGATCGACCGCCTGCCAGGCGCTCCCGCAGAGCCTCGCCGACTCTTAGAAGAATTAAAAAAGTGAACGGTTAA
- a CDS encoding RidA family protein, with product MKTTHRTIPGCPPALGPYSLAVQTASPLLFVSGMTPWDPATGKIERGTIAEQTRLVLENIRRIVTEAGGDLADTVSCRVYLGKMTSENFKELNAVYADYFPGENPPARATIGAQLPGDFDVEIECVVALKNQGHKA from the coding sequence ATGAAGACCACGCACCGTACCATTCCGGGATGCCCCCCCGCTCTTGGCCCCTATTCTCTAGCTGTTCAGACCGCCTCACCTCTTCTCTTTGTCTCGGGCATGACCCCTTGGGATCCCGCCACAGGCAAGATCGAGCGCGGCACGATCGCCGAGCAGACCCGTCTGGTTCTCGAAAACATCCGCCGGATCGTGACCGAGGCAGGAGGCGATCTTGCCGACACAGTCTCCTGCCGCGTCTACTTGGGAAAGATGACCTCGGAAAACTTCAAGGAACTCAATGCCGTCTACGCGGATTACTTCCCGGGAGAGAATCCCCCGGCACGCGCCACGATCGGAGCTCAGCTTCCGGGTGACTTTGATGTCGAGATCGAGTGCGTGGTTGCCCTCAAAAACCAGGGACACAAAGCCTGA
- a CDS encoding DUF983 domain-containing protein → MTDHAPESFVGKALRYFGRAMILRCPVCGKSPVFASLLKTRSLRDWFSPLDGCPRCGYPYEREPGYFLASTWVINYGAGSVLGIVIYLALDLTIHPPIGWLLAAVLTPIVLFNLLFARHSKTLFIAIDHLSDPHEKDPGEDGGNLPKPDAPTRDLGGPAKPTPKPNPIPGPESEVAHH, encoded by the coding sequence GTGACCGACCACGCACCGGAGAGCTTTGTTGGAAAAGCGCTCCGATATTTCGGGCGAGCGATGATCCTGCGCTGCCCGGTCTGCGGCAAGTCGCCGGTCTTCGCTTCCCTGCTTAAAACCAGATCCCTGCGCGATTGGTTCTCCCCTCTGGATGGATGCCCCCGCTGCGGCTATCCCTACGAGCGTGAACCCGGTTACTTTCTTGCCTCGACCTGGGTCATCAATTACGGAGCGGGCAGCGTGCTGGGTATCGTCATTTATCTTGCCCTAGATCTCACTATCCATCCCCCCATCGGCTGGCTGCTTGCGGCTGTCCTGACTCCGATCGTTCTCTTCAACCTTCTCTTCGCCCGCCACTCCAAAACCCTCTTCATCGCGATCGATCATCTTTCCGATCCCCATGAGAAAGATCCGGGCGAGGATGGCGGAAACTTGCCGAAACCGGATGCCCCGACCCGAGATTTGGGAGGACCGGCCAAGCCAACCCCTAAACCAAATCCAATTCCCGGACCAGAGTCCGAAGTTGCTCACCACTGA
- a CDS encoding aminotransferase class V-fold PLP-dependent enzyme, translated as MSELLYLDHNATTPIDPEVRAAMLPWLENEFGNPSSVYALGRRAAAALSKAREQVASLVGAQPSEIIFNSCGTEATNTAILSALAIDPDKRHIITSAVEHSATIKLCEYLATRGYEITWLPVDKDGILDPEKLESAITADTAVVSLLWANNETGVLFPIEEIVSITTRRKVPLHLDAVQAAGKVPINLEELGVQYASLSAHKLYAPKGVGALYVNRRARYTPLFRGSQEESKRGGTQNVASIVAFGKAAELAQAHLLIAAERIGKLRDHFEKTLLSTVEGTRRNGTDEPRLPNTSNLTFAGIEAETALLLFDKEGLCCSAGSACSSGSINPSHVLTAMGVSRDEARASLRFSFGRTTTEAEIDRALEIIPRIIAKLRAAQPAGGSPVHITD; from the coding sequence ATGTCCGAACTTCTCTATCTCGACCACAATGCCACCACTCCGATCGACCCCGAGGTGCGTGCCGCCATGCTGCCTTGGCTCGAGAATGAGTTCGGGAATCCCTCCAGTGTGTATGCGCTGGGACGCCGCGCCGCAGCGGCTCTGAGTAAAGCCCGGGAACAGGTTGCCTCGCTGGTCGGAGCCCAACCTTCCGAGATTATCTTCAACAGTTGCGGCACAGAAGCAACCAACACCGCTATCCTCTCTGCCCTCGCAATTGATCCTGACAAGCGCCACATCATCACCTCGGCGGTCGAGCACAGCGCGACCATCAAACTTTGCGAATATCTGGCCACACGCGGTTACGAGATCACCTGGCTACCCGTAGATAAGGATGGAATCCTTGATCCTGAAAAACTGGAATCTGCCATCACGGCCGACACCGCTGTCGTTTCACTGCTCTGGGCTAATAACGAAACCGGCGTCCTCTTCCCTATCGAGGAGATCGTATCCATTACAACGCGCCGGAAAGTTCCCCTTCATCTCGACGCCGTCCAGGCCGCGGGTAAGGTGCCGATCAACCTGGAAGAACTTGGCGTCCAGTATGCCTCCCTCTCGGCCCACAAGCTCTATGCACCGAAAGGTGTCGGCGCTCTCTATGTAAACCGCCGCGCCCGCTACACCCCCCTGTTTCGTGGCAGTCAGGAGGAGAGCAAGCGGGGAGGAACTCAGAATGTCGCCTCGATCGTTGCCTTTGGGAAGGCTGCCGAGTTGGCACAGGCCCACCTCCTGATCGCAGCGGAACGGATAGGAAAACTACGTGATCATTTCGAGAAGACTCTTCTCTCCACCGTCGAAGGGACGCGACGGAACGGAACTGACGAACCGCGCCTCCCGAATACAAGCAACCTTACCTTCGCCGGAATCGAGGCCGAGACCGCCCTGCTTCTTTTTGACAAGGAAGGTCTCTGTTGCTCGGCAGGATCGGCCTGCAGCAGCGGATCAATCAACCCCTCCCATGTCCTCACCGCCATGGGCGTCAGCCGCGACGAGGCACGCGCAAGCCTCCGCTTCTCCTTCGGTCGCACAACTACCGAAGCAGAGATCGACAGGGCCCTGGAAATCATCCCCCGCATCATCGCCAAACTTCGTGCAGCACAGCCTGCAGGCGGATCACCCGTTCATATCACAGACTGA
- a CDS encoding (Fe-S)-binding protein, translating into MHCGMCLPTCPTYDVTKNEKHSPRGRIALMRAIADDKLKLSRAFGEEMSYCLGCLACETACPAGVDYAHLFEVARADVERSGVMASPTRSVVRSLLLRVLFTRPRLLRLVGRLLWIFQASGAQSMMRALGLTRLLPGRLRTLEPQTPLVLPRFSHQMIRPVEAPKGDKRYRVGLLTGCVQDLVFADINRDTADVLLANDCEVVTPAVQSCCGSLHAHNGESATACVLARRMIDQFDPFDFDAIITNAAGCGSHLKTYGRLLAGDPAYAGRAAEWDRKLKDINEWLVEIGFRIPEAKTGNNEALREVTYHEACHLCHGQKITKQPREILRSIPGVKLVELTESNWCCGSAGVYNITQPETAATLQQRKVGHIEATGAAVVATCNPGCHLQLANGLKRSCSDIRVTQPVTLLAQAYKNEAESVF; encoded by the coding sequence ATGCACTGCGGGATGTGCCTTCCCACCTGCCCGACCTACGACGTCACCAAGAACGAAAAGCATAGCCCCCGCGGACGCATCGCCCTCATGCGGGCCATCGCCGACGACAAGCTGAAACTCTCGCGGGCATTCGGTGAGGAGATGTCCTACTGCCTTGGTTGCTTGGCCTGTGAGACCGCCTGTCCGGCTGGTGTCGACTACGCGCACCTTTTCGAGGTGGCGCGTGCCGATGTCGAGCGTTCCGGCGTCATGGCCTCGCCGACCCGTTCGGTCGTCCGCTCCCTGCTCCTGCGCGTGCTCTTCACCCGACCGCGCCTCCTGCGTCTGGTGGGGCGGCTTCTCTGGATCTTCCAGGCAAGTGGCGCCCAGTCGATGATGCGCGCCCTGGGATTGACCCGACTGCTACCGGGAAGACTTCGCACGCTCGAGCCTCAGACGCCCCTCGTTCTTCCGCGCTTCTCCCATCAGATGATCCGTCCCGTCGAGGCCCCAAAGGGAGATAAGCGCTACCGCGTGGGCTTGCTTACGGGTTGCGTGCAGGATCTGGTCTTTGCCGACATCAATCGGGACACTGCCGATGTCCTGCTGGCTAACGACTGCGAAGTCGTGACACCCGCCGTGCAGTCGTGCTGCGGGTCGCTCCATGCTCACAACGGAGAGTCTGCAACCGCCTGTGTTTTGGCTCGGCGGATGATCGACCAGTTCGATCCTTTCGACTTCGACGCCATCATCACCAACGCTGCCGGATGCGGATCCCATCTCAAGACCTACGGCCGTCTCCTTGCCGGGGATCCCGCCTATGCGGGGCGTGCCGCGGAATGGGACCGGAAGCTCAAGGATATCAACGAGTGGCTCGTGGAGATTGGATTCCGGATTCCGGAGGCAAAGACCGGTAACAACGAAGCGCTCCGCGAGGTCACCTACCACGAGGCCTGCCACCTCTGCCACGGCCAGAAGATCACCAAGCAACCGCGTGAGATTCTCAGGTCGATCCCGGGGGTGAAGCTGGTCGAGCTCACGGAGTCCAACTGGTGCTGCGGCAGTGCCGGGGTCTACAACATCACCCAGCCTGAAACGGCCGCCACGCTTCAGCAGAGGAAAGTCGGCCACATCGAAGCCACCGGAGCGGCCGTCGTGGCCACCTGCAATCCCGGTTGCCATCTGCAGTTGGCTAACGGGCTGAAGCGCTCCTGTTCGGACATCCGGGTTACCCAACCGGTCACGCTCCTCGCACAAGCCTACAAAAACGAAGCGGAATCTGTTTTTTGA
- a CDS encoding FAD-binding protein, which yields MTNDNSSLRGELLRILPDLDVRSEAEELLAYSYDGTAALQQVPSVVVFARSTEQISEVLRYASSHGIPVVTRGSGTGLSGGSLPSPGCILLCLSQMNRILELDPANLTLLAEAGAITAAIAEAASGAGLFYPPDPGSMKISTIGGNVAENSGGLRGLKYGVTRNYVMGLEVVLPDGEVIWTGNKCVKDVAGYSLRDLFIGSEGTLGVITKVLLKLIPPPAARKTMLAVYDDMENAARTVSAIISAKIIPCTLEFLDRVTINCVEDYASIGLPREAEALLLIESDGHPAAVEEEAAAMKEIALAHGASSVETASTQEQAAGLAAARRTAFSALARVGPTTILEDATVPRDRLPEMVRHIQEVAERHQLRIGTFGHMGDGNLHPTFLTNEKDEEQMHRVEVAMKEIFAKAVELGGTITGEHGVGVAKKAFLPGAIGELNVEVMRRMKRAFDPRGILNPGKIFDPSPAA from the coding sequence ATGACAAACGACAACTCCTCGTTGCGCGGGGAACTCCTGAGGATCCTTCCGGACCTGGACGTCAGATCGGAAGCCGAGGAACTCTTAGCCTATTCCTACGACGGCACGGCCGCGCTCCAGCAGGTCCCCAGTGTGGTGGTCTTTGCCCGATCGACCGAACAGATCTCCGAAGTGCTCCGATACGCATCGTCGCACGGCATCCCTGTGGTCACTCGGGGATCGGGCACCGGTCTGAGCGGAGGAAGCCTCCCGAGTCCTGGGTGCATCCTTCTTTGCCTCTCTCAGATGAACAGGATTCTCGAGCTGGACCCGGCTAATCTGACCCTGCTTGCCGAGGCGGGTGCCATCACCGCAGCGATCGCCGAGGCGGCCTCCGGGGCCGGTCTCTTCTACCCGCCGGATCCTGGCTCCATGAAGATCTCCACGATCGGGGGAAACGTGGCGGAGAACTCCGGCGGTCTCCGCGGCCTCAAGTACGGGGTGACCCGCAACTACGTGATGGGTCTGGAGGTGGTCCTTCCCGACGGCGAGGTGATCTGGACGGGGAACAAGTGCGTGAAAGATGTGGCGGGCTACAGTCTGCGCGATCTCTTCATCGGTTCGGAGGGAACCCTCGGGGTCATCACCAAGGTCCTACTGAAACTCATCCCGCCTCCGGCCGCGCGGAAAACGATGCTTGCCGTCTACGACGACATGGAGAACGCCGCGCGCACCGTCTCGGCGATCATCTCCGCGAAGATCATCCCGTGCACCCTGGAGTTCCTCGACCGCGTCACCATCAACTGTGTCGAGGATTACGCATCCATCGGACTTCCCCGTGAAGCCGAGGCGCTTCTGCTCATCGAGAGCGACGGACATCCCGCCGCCGTCGAGGAGGAGGCCGCCGCCATGAAGGAGATCGCCCTCGCACACGGGGCCTCCTCTGTGGAAACCGCCTCCACGCAGGAACAGGCGGCCGGACTAGCCGCCGCGCGCCGCACCGCCTTCTCGGCGCTCGCCCGCGTCGGACCGACCACCATCCTCGAGGACGCCACGGTCCCTCGCGACCGCCTTCCAGAGATGGTCCGTCACATTCAGGAGGTGGCGGAGCGTCACCAGCTCCGGATCGGAACATTCGGCCACATGGGTGACGGCAACCTGCACCCCACCTTCCTCACCAACGAAAAGGATGAAGAGCAGATGCACCGTGTGGAGGTGGCGATGAAGGAGATCTTCGCCAAGGCCGTGGAACTCGGCGGCACCATCACGGGAGAGCATGGCGTCGGGGTTGCCAAGAAGGCCTTCCTTCCTGGAGCCATCGGGGAACTCAATGTCGAGGTCATGCGCCGCATGAAGCGCGCTTTCGATCCCCGGGGCATCCTCAATCCCGGGAAAATCTTCGATCCATCCCCTGCCGCGTGA
- a CDS encoding carbohydrate kinase family protein: MSARKGILAAGNWIVDQVKITDVYPAQDTLANILTESRCNGGGPFNVLKDLALMKAPFPLEGAGLIGDDDAGQWILRECDAFGIGASGLHSTDKAPTSYTDVMTVRDTGRRTFFHQRGTNALLGPEHFDLAASGARIFHLAYLLLLDRLDATVPGGSTAGAALLASARKAGFLTSVDVVSEDSDRFAGIVNAALPEVDFCFVNEFEAQRTTGIPLRDGERLLRENLPLAARRLLDAGVRGAVFLHFPEGAAAFTPGGGEFHQSSLRLPDGWIRGTVGAGDAFAAGALLAIHEGETPARALLYGVCAAAASLSDATTSNGMKPLPECLGLADRFGFV; the protein is encoded by the coding sequence ATGAGCGCCCGCAAAGGAATACTCGCCGCCGGCAACTGGATTGTCGACCAGGTGAAGATCACCGACGTCTATCCGGCCCAGGACACCCTGGCGAACATCCTCACTGAGTCCCGCTGCAACGGCGGAGGCCCCTTCAACGTCCTGAAGGATCTTGCCCTGATGAAGGCACCTTTCCCCCTGGAGGGTGCGGGGCTCATCGGAGATGACGATGCCGGGCAGTGGATCCTCCGCGAGTGCGACGCCTTCGGGATCGGCGCCTCCGGCCTTCATTCCACTGACAAGGCTCCCACCTCCTACACTGATGTCATGACTGTCCGTGACACGGGTCGGCGGACTTTTTTCCACCAGCGCGGCACCAACGCACTGCTCGGGCCTGAGCACTTTGACCTCGCCGCCTCGGGGGCGCGCATCTTCCATCTCGCATATCTCCTGCTGCTCGACCGCCTTGATGCCACCGTTCCGGGCGGTAGCACAGCGGGGGCGGCCTTGCTCGCCTCGGCGCGAAAGGCAGGCTTCCTGACCTCAGTCGACGTGGTCAGCGAGGACTCCGACCGCTTCGCCGGGATCGTCAACGCGGCCCTGCCGGAGGTCGATTTCTGCTTCGTCAACGAGTTCGAGGCGCAGCGCACCACGGGAATCCCACTCCGCGACGGGGAGAGGCTCCTGAGGGAGAACCTCCCGCTCGCGGCACGGCGTCTCCTCGATGCCGGTGTGAGGGGGGCGGTGTTCCTCCATTTCCCTGAGGGTGCCGCCGCATTCACTCCCGGGGGAGGGGAGTTCCACCAAAGTTCGCTCCGCCTTCCCGACGGTTGGATCCGAGGCACTGTCGGGGCAGGCGATGCCTTCGCCGCCGGTGCCCTCTTGGCGATTCACGAGGGGGAGACACCTGCGAGGGCTCTCCTTTACGGTGTCTGCGCCGCCGCCGCCTCACTCAGCGATGCGACCACATCCAATGGAATGAAACCGCTCCCAGAGTGCCTCGGGCTGGCTGACCGTTTTGGTTTTGTGTAG
- a CDS encoding D-lyxose/D-mannose family sugar isomerase, with translation MKRSEINSLIRSAQTCFQVHEWALPPSPRWDVTDFGLGDWRRFGLVLVNLAEEPEYCEKLMYARKDMTTPAHCHRKKKEDIICRWGRLAVQVWDGVPDESGEREFSMPINHEAVTVKSGEIIELPAGSRVTLVPGVYHAFYPLSDECIIGEVSTANDDLNDNFFVNPDVGRYPDLEEDEPSLLQLLSDKTA, from the coding sequence ATGAAACGCAGCGAAATCAACTCCCTCATCCGCTCCGCCCAAACTTGTTTCCAGGTCCACGAATGGGCCCTCCCTCCTAGTCCGCGCTGGGATGTCACCGATTTTGGACTCGGTGATTGGCGCCGCTTCGGGCTCGTCCTTGTGAACCTTGCGGAGGAGCCGGAATACTGTGAAAAGCTCATGTATGCGCGGAAGGACATGACAACTCCGGCCCATTGCCATCGCAAAAAAAAGGAGGACATCATCTGCCGTTGGGGTCGTCTCGCCGTTCAGGTCTGGGACGGTGTTCCCGACGAGAGCGGGGAGCGCGAATTCTCCATGCCGATCAACCACGAGGCTGTCACGGTCAAATCGGGTGAGATCATCGAACTTCCAGCAGGATCCCGGGTCACGCTAGTTCCGGGTGTTTACCACGCGTTTTACCCCCTCAGCGACGAGTGCATCATCGGCGAGGTCTCGACGGCAAACGACGATCTCAACGACAACTTCTTTGTCAATCCCGATGTCGGCCGTTATCCGGATCTCGAGGAGGACGAGCCCTCGCTTCTCCAGCTCCTCAGCGACAAAACCGCATGA
- a CDS encoding Gfo/Idh/MocA family oxidoreductase codes for MSNTTRIGIIGGGLMGREVASALSRWFVLENFPVQAELTAVCDLAEKQREWFRRIPSVKLLTADYHELLASPDVDVVYVAVPHNMHETIYLDVLKAGKDLLAEKPFGIDLKAARAIAEAAKSSGRFVRCSSEFPFLPGAQRAYQIAREGKLGKVLEIHSGFHHSSDLDPTKPANWKRQVKTCGEIGVMGDLGMHAVHVPFRLGWNPKRVYAQLQKIYHERPDGKGGTATCDTWDNAMLHTDVEIDGSEVPVRFEMKRLAPSETNTWFIEILGTDGGVKFSTKEPKTLWTFHRGKEQLWQKTDLGFHGPFPTITGGIFEPGFPDCFLQMWAAYIAERAGILEGRFGCVTPEEAVRSHEFFEAALKSQETKNSVTLP; via the coding sequence ATGAGCAACACCACCCGCATCGGAATTATCGGAGGCGGCCTCATGGGCCGCGAGGTCGCGAGCGCACTCTCACGCTGGTTTGTCCTGGAGAACTTTCCCGTTCAGGCAGAACTGACGGCGGTCTGTGATCTCGCCGAAAAACAGCGTGAGTGGTTCCGCAGGATCCCCTCGGTCAAGCTGCTCACCGCCGACTATCACGAGCTTCTGGCGAGCCCTGATGTGGATGTCGTCTATGTGGCCGTGCCGCACAACATGCACGAGACGATCTATCTCGACGTGCTCAAGGCTGGAAAGGACCTTCTCGCCGAGAAGCCCTTCGGCATCGACCTGAAAGCCGCCCGCGCGATTGCCGAGGCGGCGAAATCCTCGGGCCGTTTTGTTCGTTGCAGCTCGGAATTCCCCTTCCTTCCAGGCGCGCAGAGAGCCTACCAGATCGCACGCGAAGGGAAACTGGGGAAGGTTTTGGAAATTCATTCGGGCTTCCACCACAGCAGCGACCTGGATCCCACCAAGCCCGCGAACTGGAAGCGCCAGGTCAAGACCTGCGGCGAGATCGGCGTGATGGGCGACCTTGGCATGCATGCCGTCCACGTGCCCTTCCGCCTCGGTTGGAATCCGAAGCGCGTCTACGCCCAACTCCAGAAGATCTACCACGAACGTCCGGATGGCAAAGGCGGCACCGCCACCTGCGACACCTGGGACAATGCGATGCTGCACACCGATGTGGAGATCGACGGCAGCGAGGTTCCCGTCCGCTTCGAGATGAAACGCCTCGCCCCTAGCGAGACAAACACGTGGTTCATCGAGATCCTCGGCACCGACGGCGGCGTGAAATTCAGCACCAAGGAGCCCAAGACGCTCTGGACATTCCATCGAGGCAAGGAGCAACTCTGGCAAAAGACCGACCTTGGGTTCCACGGCCCGTTCCCGACCATCACCGGCGGCATCTTCGAGCCTGGCTTCCCGGATTGCTTCCTGCAGATGTGGGCGGCCTACATCGCCGAGCGTGCCGGGATCCTTGAGGGCCGTTTCGGGTGCGTGACTCCGGAGGAGGCAGTTCGCAGTCATGAGTTCTTCGAGGCCGCGCTGAAATCCCAGGAAACGAAGAACTCCGTCACTCTTCCCTAA
- a CDS encoding aldolase, whose product MKSHRLNRLFNSKSGRCFDVAIDHGFFNQPGFLTGIEDMAKAVETVVKAAPDAVQLTVGQARHLQAIPGRQKPSLVLRTDVANVYGRELPVEALSAMIKEPSLQAVRLDAACMCVNLFQIPGAPGVTNQCIDNICSLKLESDHYGMPMMVEPLVFRPNSEAGGYMVDGDLVKIQHLVRQAVELGADVIKADPTDDVSNYHKVVEAAGGIPVLVRGGGKAPDAEILARTEALMQQGVSGIVYGRNVVQHPNPAGMVAALMAIVHDGASATEAAKFLK is encoded by the coding sequence ATGAAGTCCCACCGACTCAACCGCCTCTTCAACTCCAAATCCGGCCGCTGCTTCGATGTAGCCATCGATCACGGCTTCTTCAACCAGCCCGGCTTCCTCACGGGGATCGAGGACATGGCCAAGGCTGTGGAGACCGTGGTCAAGGCCGCTCCCGACGCCGTCCAACTTACCGTCGGCCAGGCCCGCCACCTCCAGGCTATCCCCGGACGCCAGAAACCATCGCTCGTCCTCCGCACTGACGTCGCCAATGTCTACGGTCGCGAGCTTCCCGTGGAGGCCCTCAGCGCGATGATCAAGGAACCCTCCCTACAGGCCGTCCGCCTCGACGCCGCATGCATGTGCGTGAATCTCTTTCAAATTCCCGGCGCCCCCGGCGTCACCAACCAGTGCATCGACAACATCTGCTCCCTCAAGCTTGAGAGCGACCACTACGGCATGCCGATGATGGTGGAACCGCTTGTCTTCCGCCCCAACAGCGAGGCCGGCGGCTATATGGTCGACGGCGATCTCGTGAAGATCCAGCACCTCGTCCGCCAGGCGGTGGAACTTGGCGCGGATGTGATCAAGGCCGATCCGACCGACGATGTCTCGAATTACCACAAGGTCGTCGAGGCTGCGGGCGGCATTCCGGTTCTTGTCCGCGGCGGCGGTAAGGCTCCCGATGCAGAGATCCTCGCACGCACCGAGGCGCTCATGCAGCAGGGAGTTTCCGGTATCGTGTACGGCCGCAATGTTGTCCAACACCCGAACCCCGCCGGCATGGTGGCCGCGCTGATGGCCATCGTCCACGACGGGGCATCGGCCACGGAAGCCGCAAAGTTTCTCAAGTAA